A DNA window from Motacilla alba alba isolate MOTALB_02 chromosome 28, Motacilla_alba_V1.0_pri, whole genome shotgun sequence contains the following coding sequences:
- the GNA11 gene encoding guanine nucleotide-binding protein subunit alpha-11 produces the protein MTLESMMACCLSDEVKESKRINAEIEKQLRRDKRDARRELKLLLLGTGESGKSTFIKQMRIIHGSGYSEEDKKGFTKLVYQNIFTAMQSMIRAMETLKILYKYEQNKANAVLIREVDVEKVMTFEQPYVSAIKTLWNDPGIQECYDRRREYQLSDSAKYYLSDVDRIATPGYLPTQQDVLRVRVPTTGIIEYPFDLENIIFRMVDVGGQRSERRKWIHCFENVTSIMFLVALSEYDQVLVESDNENRMEESKALFRTIITYPWFQNSSVILFLNKKDLLEDKILYSHLVDYFPEFDGPQRDAQAAREFILKMFVDLNPDSDKIIYSHFTCATDTENIRFVFAAVKDTILQLNLKEYNLV, from the exons ATGACTCTGGAGTCCATGATGGCCTGTTGCCTGAGCGACGAGGTGAAGGAGTCGAAGCGCATCAACGCGGAGATCGAGAAGCAGCTGCGGAGGGACAAGCGCGACGCGCGCCGcgagctgaagctgctgctgctgg GCACTGGGGAGAGTGGGAAAAGCACGTTCATTAAGCAAATGCGTATAATTCATGGCTCAGGCTACTCTGAAGAGGACAAAAAAGGCTTCACCAAGCTGGTGTACCAAAACATCTTCACTGCCATGCAGTCTATGATAAGAGCCATGGAAACCCTGAAGATTCTGTACAAATATGAACAGAACAAG GCCAATGCAGTGCTGATCAGAGAAGTGGATGTAGAAAAGGTCATGACATTTGAGCAGCCATATGTAAGTGCAATTAAAACATTGTGGAATGACCCTGGAATACAAGAGTGTTATGACAGGAGAAGAGAATATCAACTTTCTGACTCAGCTAAATA CTATCTCAGCGATGTGGATCGTATTGCTACCCCAGGATATCTACCAACTCAGCAAGATGTGCTACGGGTTAGAGTCCCTACAACCGGGATCATAGAGTACCCCTTTGACCTAGAGAATATTATCTTCAG AATGGTGGATGTTGGAGGTCAGAGATCAGAACGAAGGAAGTGGATCCattgctttgaaaatgtgacTTCCATCATGTTTTTAGTAGCACTTAGTGAATATGACCAAGTTCTGGTGGAATCTGATAATGAG aaccGGATGGAAGAGAGTAAAGCTCTCTTTCGAACCATTATAACTTATCCATGGTTCCAAAACTCCTCTGTTATCCTCTTTCTCAACAAGAAAGATTTGTTGGAAGACAAGATCCTGTATTCCCACCTTGTTGACTATTTCCCAGAGTTTGATG GCCCACAGAGGGATGCGCAGGCAGCCCGTGAGTTCATCCTCAAGATGTTTGTGGATTTAAATCCCGACAGTGATAAAATCATCTATTCCCATTTCACATGtgccacagacacagaaaacatCCGTTTCGTCTTTGCAGCTGTCAAGGACACCATCCTCCAGCTCAACCTGAAGGAGTACAACCTGGTTtga
- the LOC119712561 gene encoding granzyme G-like, protein MEHLQSLLLPLLLPLVLVMCPPVSSNHPWKWRERGGEAKAPSRTQPTPYVAFLQGKDNHSCGGFLVAPGWVMTAAQCLEHKPLTVVLGAHTPQRREESWQTFQVKEYHCHPGFTSPKEGNDILLLKLNGNATSSGHVRPISFEKSKVRGGTECSVAGWGDRTATVTVLRQRDCLSHYPGLADNLICGRSRSSRVPEKGDAGDPLVCNNKAFGIFSYRHSNWPGFYTHIAPFLPWASSVMKSS, encoded by the exons ATGGAGCAcctgcagagcctcctgctgcccctgctgctgcccctcgTGCTGGTGATGTGCCCCCCAGTCAGCAGCA atcatccctggaagtggagggagagaggaggagaagccaAGGCACCCTCCAGGACACAGCCCACCCCCTACGTGGCCTTTCTGCAGGGGAAGGACAACCACTCCTGTGGAGGCTTCCTGGTGGCTCCAGGCTGGGTGATGACAGCAGCTCAGTGCCTCGA GCACAAACCTCTGACTGTCGTCCTGGGAGCCCACACCCCgcaaaggagagaggaaagctgGCAAACCTTCCAGGTCAAGGAGTACCACTGCCACCCAGGCTTCACGAGCCCCAAGGAGGGCAACGACATCCTCCTGCTGAAG CTGAATGGCAATGCCACCAGCAGTGGCCACGTCAGGCCCATTTCCTTTGAGAAGTCCAAAGTTCGGGGTGGCACCGAGTGCAGCGTGGCTGGCTGGGGCGACAGGACAGCCACTGTCACCGTCCTCAGGCAGAGGGACTGCCTCAGCCACTACCCAGGCCTTGCTGACAACTTGATTTGTGGCCGCAGCAGATCCTCCAGGGTACCTGAAAAG GGTGATGCTGGGGATCCTCTGGTCTGCAACAACAAAGCCTTTGGCATCTTCTCCTACAGGCACAGCAACTGGCCTGGCTTCTACACACACATtgctcctttcctcccctgGGCCAGCAGTGTCATGAAGTCCTCGTGa
- the LOC119712506 gene encoding mast cell protease 1A-like encodes MCQPQAVPALLLLLCCPWASASALQAQIVGGHEARPHSHPYMAFLKIAELGGCGGFLVAPDWVMSAAHCMGNITVILGAHNIHEPEKTQQVRGVLKYHEHPEYNPSTTQNDIMLLQLTSKATLNEYVQPIPLPRTGSDLPTGTKCMIAGWGLIDEDKATNKLFETQVSIYSRRKCTLFYPHLDSGMVCAGSFHQLKDSSQGDSGGPLVCNKVAQGIVSFGYDSPPGVYTRISNYLPWIKKVMKK; translated from the exons atgtgccagccccaggcagtgccagccctgctgctcctgctctgctgcccctgggcCAGTGCCA GTGCTCTGCAGGCTCAGATTGTGGGGGGCCACGAGGCGCGGCCCCACTCGCACCCGTACATGGCCTTCCTGAAGATAGCAGagctggggggctgtgggggcttCCTGGTGGCCCCAGACTGGGTGATGTCAGCTGCACACTGCATGGG GAATATCACGGTCATCCTGGGGGCTCACAACATCCACGAAccagaaaaaacccagcaggtcCGGGGAGTCCTCAAGTACCACGAGCACCCTGAATACAACCCCAGCACGACTCAAAACGACATCATGCTGCTGCAG CTGACATCAAAGGCCACTCTCAATGAGTACGTGCAGCCCATCCCCCTGCCCAGGACAGGCAGCGACCTCCCCACGGGCACCAAGTGCATGATTGCAGGCTGGGGTCTGATCGACGAGGACAAGGCCACCAACAAGCTCTTTGAGACCCAAGTCTCCATCTACAGCCGCAGGAAATGCACCCTCTTCTACCCACACCTGGATTCTGGCATGGTCTGTGCAGGCAGCTTCCACCAGCTGAAGGATTCCAGCCAG GGAGACTCAGGCGGGCCCCTGGTGTGTAACAAAGTGGCACAAGGCATTGTTTCCTTTGGCTACGACTCCCCACCCGGGGTCTACACCCGCATCTCCAACTACCTGCCCTGGATCAAAAAAGTCATGAAGAAGTAG
- the S1PR4 gene encoding sphingosine 1-phosphate receptor 4, whose amino-acid sequence MAAPVLGWLVNRSLLLPLDSAQLLGTKASCLQLAAARNVNIILQHYNFSGKLAKRPSGDEGMGLLRTAFAVISCLIILENLLVLLAVLRCLRGRRWVYSCIASITLSDLLAGVAYLCNLCLSGSKTFQLSPQLWFLREGILFIALAASTFSLLVTAVERYSAMVRPIAENEASKTLRLRGLIVACWLLALVIGLLPLLGWNCLCDFQACSVLLPLYSKNYILFSVVMFSIILLGIIGFYISIFHLVQASSRQSSSRHGRRRSLRLLKTVLMILGAFILCWSPLFVLLLFDVFCDTGACSHLHSLDWTLALALLNSGVNPVIYSLRSVEVRRAVGSLLCCCCVRAGLCGPGSCVVISDINSGSSTESSLRCRDSFRSSVAWNARPRAPLSSNSSMMSNLPSL is encoded by the coding sequence AtggctgctccagtgctgggctggctggtgaatcgctccctcctccttcccctggactctgctcagctgctcgGCACAAaagcctcctgcctgcagctggccGCCGCGAGGAACGTGAACATCATCCTGCAGCACTACAACTTCTCAGGCAAGCTCGCCAAGCGGCCCTCCGGCGACGAGGGCATGGGGCTGCTCCGCACGGCCTTCGCCGTCATCAGCTGCCTCATCATCCTGGAGaacctgctggtgctgctggccgTGCTGCGCTGCCTGCGGGGCCGCCGCTGGGTCTACTCCTGCATCGCCAGCATCACCCTCAGCGACCTGCTGGCGGGCGTCGCCTACCTCTGCAACCTCTGCCTGTCGGGCAGCAAGACCTTCCAGCTGTCCCCGCAGCTCTGGTTCCTGCGGGAGGGCATCCTCTTCATCGCCTTGGCCGCCTCCACCTTCAGCCTGCTGGTGACGGCCGTGGAGCGCTACAGTGCCATGGTGAGGCCCATCGCGGAGAACGAGGCCAGCAAGACCCTGCGCCTGCGCGGCCTCATCGtggcctgctggctgctggccctcGTCATCGGCCTGCTCCCGCTGCTGGGCTGGAACTGCCTCTGCGACTTCCAGGCCTGCTCCGTGCTCCTGCCTCTCTACTCCAAGAACTACATCCTCTTCTCCGTGGTTATGTTCAGCATCATCCTCCTGGGTATCATCGGCTTCTACATCTCCATCTTCCACCTGGTGCAGGCCAGCTCCAGGCAAAGCAGCTCCCGGCACGGCCGCCGGCGCTCCCTGCGCTTGCTGAAGACGGTGCTGATGATCCTGGGGGCCTTCATCCTCTGCTGGAGCCCcctctttgtgctgctgctctttgacGTGTTCTGTGACACCGGGGCCTGCAGCCACCTGCACAGCCTGGACTGGACCCTGGCTCTGGCCCTGCTCAACTCGGGGGTCAATCCCGTCATTTACTCGCTGCGGAGCGTGGAGGTTCGCCGTGCCGTGGggagcctgctgtgctgctgctgcgtCAGGGCCGGGCTCTGCGGGCCCGGCAGCTGCGTGGTCATCTCGGACATCAACTCCGGCTCCTCCACCGAGAGCTCCCTGCGCTGCCGGGACAGCTTCCGCAGCTCCGTGGCCTGGAACGCGCGGCCCAGGGCGCCGCTGTCCAGCAACTCCAGCATGATGAGCAACCTGCCCAGTCTGTGA
- the NCLN gene encoding nicalin: MLEEAGEVLESVLKASCLPLSVLLFVPAVLLLLGPPPAAEAAHEFTVYRMQQYELGGQPYGTRSAVLNTEARTVEADVLSRRCVMMRLVDFSYEQYQKALRQSAGAVVIILPRSISSVPQDVVRQFMEIEPEMLAMETIVPVYFAVEDEELLSIYEQTRAASASQGSASAAEVLLHTATANGFQMVTSGAQSKAINDWLIPSVEGRLTGLGGEDLPTVVIVAHYDSFGVAPWLSHGADSNGSGISVLLELARLFSRLYTYRRTHAGYNLLFFASGGGKFNYQGTKRWLEDNLDHTDSSLLQDNVAFVLCLDTLGRGNSLHLHVSKPPKEGTLQHAFLRELEMVVASQFPEVKFSMVHKKINLAEDMLAWEHERFAIRRLPAFTISHLESHRDSLRNSIMDRRARIDTKALTRNTQIIAEALTRVIYNLTEKGAPADMQIFTDQMQIQQEQLESVMDWLSSQPRAAQLIDKDSTFLNTLEYYMGRYLKDVKQHHVKADKRDPEFVFYDQLKQVMNAYRVKPAIFDLLLAVCIAAYLGVAYVAVQHFGLLYKMIQRLSLKTKQQ, encoded by the exons aTGCTGGAGGAGGCGGGCGAGGTGCTGGAGTCGGTGCTCAAGGCCTCGTGCCTCCCGCTCAGCGTCCTGCTCTTCGTGCCCGccgtgctcctgctcctggggccgccgcccgccgccgagGCGGCGCACGAGTTCACGGTCTACCGCATGCAGCAGTATGAGCTGGGCGGGCAGCCCTACG GCACCAGGAGCGCCGTGCTGAACACGGAGGCGCGCACCGTGGAAGCGGACGTGCTGAGCCGCCGCTGCGTCATGATGAGGCTGGTGGACTTCTCCTACGAGCAGTACCAGAAGGCTCTGCGCCAGTCAGCCGGGGCTGTGGTGATCATCCTGCCACGATCCATCTCCTCTGTCCCCCAGGATGTCGTGAGG CAATTCATGGAGATAGAGCCAGAAATGCTTGCTATGGAAACCATTGTGCCAGTCTACTTTGCAGTGGAagatgaggagctgctgtctATCTATGAGCAAACACGGGCTGCTTCTGCATCACAGGGTTCTGCCTCAGCTGCAGAAG ttctGCTGCACACAGCAACTGCCAATGGCTTCCAGATGGTGACCAGCGGGGCTCAAAGCAAAGCTATCAATGACTGGCTCATCCCCAGTGTGGAG ggaaggctgaCAGGGCTGGGTGGAGAAGACCTGCCCACTGTTGTGATAGTTGCCCACTATGATTCCTTTGGAGTGGCTCCT TGGCTGTCCCACGGGGCTGACTCCAATGGCAGTGGaatctcagtgctgctggaactGGCCAGGCTGTTCTCTCGGCTCTACACCTACAGAAGGACCCATGCTGG GTATAACTTGCTGTTCTTTGCATCTGGAGGTGGCAAGTTTAATTATCAAGGAACTAAGCGGTGGCTGGAGGATAATTTGGACCACACTG attccagcctgctgcaggacaATGTGGCGTTTGTTCTCTGCCTTGACACTCTGGGCAGAGGCAATAGCCTTCATCTTCACGTGTCAAAGCCTCCCAAGGAGGGCACCTTGCAGCATGCATTTCTGAGAGAACTGGAGATG GTTGTTGCCAGCCAGTTCCCAGAGGTGAAGTTCTCCATGGTGCACAAGAAGATCAACCTGGCAGAGGACATGCTGGCGTGGGAGCACGAGCGCTTCGCCATCCGGCGCTTGCCGGCGTTCACCATCTCGCACCTGGAGAGCCACCGGGACAGCCTGCGCAACAGCATCATGGACAGGAG GGCACGAATAGACACTAAAGCACTGACCAGGAATACTCAGATCATTGCTGAGGCTTTGACAAGGGTCATCTACAATCTGACAGAAAAG ggagctcctgcagaTATGCAGATCTTCACAGATCAGATG caaatccagcaggagcagctggagtcAGTGATGGACTGGCTGAGCAgtcagcccagggctgcccagctgATTGATAAGGACAGCACCTTCCTCAACACCTTAGAATATTACATGGGACGCTACCTGAAGGACGTCAAGCAGCACCACGTGAAGGCAGACAAACG GGACCCCGAGTTTGTTTTCTATGACCAGCTGAAGCAGGTGATGAATGCATACAG GGTCAAGCCAGCAATCTTTGACCTGCTCCTGGCTGTCTGTATTGCAGCCTACCTTGGTGTTGCCTATGTTGCAGTGCAG CACTTTGGTCTCCTTTACAAGATGATCCAGAGATTATCCCTTAAAACCAAGCAGCAGTGA